A single Stutzerimonas stutzeri DNA region contains:
- a CDS encoding efflux transporter outer membrane subunit, whose protein sequence is MSLLCLKYSARPLALLVMAFSLGACTLGPDYQRPDLPTSAAFKQAEGWKSATPSDVSQRGAWWTLYGDAELNALVERLNVSNQNLAAAEAQYRQARALVRGARSQLFPVVGASGGVSRGGQGRSTDGTQNTFGSGVSESYEVGLDASWELDIWGRLRRNLQANRADMQASAADLAAVRLSLQSELVQTYLQLRVMDEQQRLLDQTVEAFARSLRLTENQYQAGIVPRSDVSQALTQLKSTQAQAIDLRWQRAQMEHAIAVLVGVPPSALDIAERGDIPRLPEVPLALPSQLLERRPDIASAERQVMAANARIGVAEAAWYPDLTLSAGGGYRNSSFSDLISVPNRFWSLGPQLALTLLDFGARRAELEQAEALYDQTVATYRQTVLDSFREVEDNLVQLRVLAEEAVVQREALEAAQESLRLIENQYRAGTVDFLSVATVQTTALNNERTNLALLGDRLTASVQLITALGGGWNVEQLEDAEPVQQ, encoded by the coding sequence ATGAGCTTGTTGTGTCTGAAGTATTCCGCGCGCCCGCTGGCCTTGCTGGTCATGGCGTTTTCATTGGGCGCCTGCACCCTTGGCCCCGATTATCAGCGCCCGGATCTGCCGACTTCCGCCGCGTTCAAACAGGCCGAAGGCTGGAAGAGCGCAACCCCTTCGGACGTATCGCAGCGTGGCGCGTGGTGGACGCTCTATGGCGATGCCGAACTGAACGCCCTGGTCGAGCGGCTGAATGTGTCCAACCAGAACCTGGCCGCGGCCGAGGCGCAGTATCGGCAGGCGCGCGCGTTAGTGCGCGGCGCGCGCTCGCAACTGTTTCCCGTGGTCGGGGCCAGCGGCGGCGTTTCCCGTGGAGGGCAGGGCCGGTCGACCGACGGCACGCAGAACACCTTCGGTAGCGGGGTCAGCGAAAGCTATGAAGTCGGGCTCGATGCATCCTGGGAGCTGGACATCTGGGGCCGGCTGCGGCGCAATCTGCAAGCCAATCGCGCCGACATGCAGGCGAGCGCGGCGGACCTGGCAGCGGTTCGCTTGAGCCTGCAGTCCGAACTGGTGCAGACCTACCTGCAACTGCGCGTGATGGATGAGCAGCAGCGCCTGCTGGATCAGACGGTGGAGGCGTTCGCACGCTCGCTGCGCCTGACGGAAAACCAATACCAGGCGGGCATCGTGCCCAGGTCGGACGTCAGCCAGGCGTTGACCCAGTTGAAAAGCACTCAGGCCCAGGCGATCGACCTGCGCTGGCAGCGGGCGCAGATGGAGCACGCCATCGCGGTGCTGGTCGGGGTGCCGCCCTCGGCCCTGGACATCGCCGAGCGTGGCGATATTCCTCGACTGCCCGAGGTGCCGCTGGCGCTGCCGTCGCAGTTGCTGGAGCGCCGTCCGGACATCGCTTCTGCCGAGCGACAGGTAATGGCCGCCAATGCACGGATTGGCGTGGCTGAAGCGGCCTGGTACCCGGACCTGACCCTGAGCGCCGGAGGCGGCTACCGCAACAGCAGCTTCAGCGATTTGATCAGCGTACCGAATCGCTTCTGGTCCCTGGGCCCTCAGCTCGCACTGACCCTGCTCGACTTCGGCGCTCGGCGGGCAGAGCTGGAACAGGCCGAAGCCCTCTACGACCAAACCGTGGCGACCTATCGGCAGACGGTTCTCGACAGCTTCCGCGAGGTCGAAGACAACCTCGTGCAGCTGCGCGTCCTGGCCGAAGAGGCGGTGGTGCAGCGCGAAGCGCTGGAGGCGGCGCAAGAGTCGCTGCGCCTGATCGAGAACCAGTATCGCGCGGGCACCGTGGACTTCCTCAGTGTGGCGACGGTGCAAACCACTGCGCTGAACAACGAGCGCACCAACCTCGCCTTGCTGGGTGACCGACTGACCGCCAGCGTGCAGCTCATCACGGCCCTGGGCGGAGGATGGAACGTCGAACAGCTGGAGGACGCTGAACCGGTTCAGCAATAA
- a CDS encoding PAAR domain-containing protein — MRRYHITVGSPTTAGGSVVTGWERSTLNGKHLAREGDTVACPACGATGTIACTGPRLQETFEGRLAALEGDLCLCKCSPPPRLVANQTLRYQTLGDSPASRAGAPFASPQAAPVGSQQAAPQTESHGLQEEEEEEEELTGITLRLGLFFDGTGNNQSNSEAAAGCRARDVGLTEEEAKDIRQRCDEYGFDAEGNVPDNSYGNHVTNIARLHGLYPDDSIVTLPKDADKAHIKVYLEGIGTLSGSSDSLYGKATGRGATGVVARVEQAPGLVMRALRLLQENNPDVQIRRIEIDLFGFSRGAAAARHCANDLLKGADSLLAKVLPAGSPLLNAGFAWRHKRDFELNFIGLFDTVAAIFDPWSGDLSPANAANPGLELRLAPGCARKVVHLVANTEWRHNFPLVKTDNDIQAPGAHSDLGGGYPPVVRETILLDKPLSNLVSRNTAEEDTAVYQRIRQLLEQDMPLLQDYVQRMEVYTWSVDQPYDRRDHLPPQKRVYAAARSIREVRGELSLVYLRVMRDLAVRAGVAFEPILDTPDFALPEELQPISEKLRAQALGDSTVDLTAEEAALLRRRYIHLSANWNASNNPERDILFINRPAKNALRKVYPNA, encoded by the coding sequence ATGAGGCGCTACCACATCACGGTTGGCTCACCGACTACCGCAGGCGGCAGCGTAGTCACCGGTTGGGAACGTAGCACCCTCAACGGCAAGCATCTGGCACGCGAAGGCGACACGGTCGCCTGCCCGGCGTGCGGGGCCACGGGCACCATCGCCTGCACCGGCCCACGGCTTCAGGAAACCTTCGAAGGGCGGCTGGCCGCGCTGGAAGGTGATCTCTGCCTGTGCAAGTGCAGCCCGCCGCCACGGCTGGTCGCCAACCAGACGTTGCGTTACCAGACGCTCGGTGACAGCCCGGCGAGCCGGGCTGGTGCGCCGTTTGCCTCACCGCAGGCAGCGCCTGTCGGCTCGCAGCAGGCCGCCCCGCAAACGGAAAGCCATGGTCTGCAGGAGGAGGAAGAAGAGGAAGAAGAACTGACCGGCATCACCCTGCGTCTGGGGCTGTTCTTCGACGGTACCGGCAACAACCAGTCCAACAGTGAGGCCGCAGCGGGCTGCCGGGCCCGCGATGTGGGGTTGACGGAGGAGGAGGCCAAGGACATCCGCCAGCGCTGCGACGAGTATGGTTTTGATGCCGAAGGCAATGTGCCGGACAACAGCTACGGCAACCACGTCACCAATATTGCGCGGCTGCATGGTCTTTACCCGGATGACAGTATTGTCACCTTGCCTAAGGATGCAGATAAAGCCCACATCAAGGTTTATCTCGAAGGGATTGGCACCCTGAGCGGTAGTTCGGATTCGCTGTATGGCAAGGCGACAGGGCGGGGCGCTACCGGGGTGGTGGCACGTGTCGAGCAGGCACCCGGCTTGGTCATGCGTGCTTTGCGACTGCTGCAAGAGAATAACCCCGATGTCCAGATTCGGCGCATCGAGATCGACCTGTTCGGCTTCAGCCGGGGCGCGGCAGCTGCCCGCCACTGCGCCAACGATCTGCTCAAGGGCGCGGACAGTCTGTTGGCCAAAGTGTTGCCAGCGGGTTCGCCGTTGCTCAACGCCGGCTTCGCCTGGCGGCACAAGCGGGATTTCGAACTCAACTTCATTGGGCTGTTCGATACCGTGGCCGCCATCTTCGACCCGTGGAGCGGTGATCTGAGCCCGGCCAATGCCGCCAACCCCGGTCTGGAGCTGCGTCTGGCGCCCGGTTGTGCCCGCAAGGTGGTGCACCTGGTCGCCAACACCGAGTGGCGGCACAACTTTCCGCTGGTCAAGACCGACAACGACATCCAGGCCCCCGGTGCGCACTCGGACCTTGGCGGCGGCTATCCGCCTGTCGTTCGGGAAACGATCCTCCTCGACAAGCCGCTCAGCAACCTCGTCAGCCGAAATACCGCCGAAGAAGACACCGCAGTCTACCAGCGTATCCGGCAGCTTCTGGAGCAGGACATGCCTCTGTTGCAGGACTATGTGCAACGCATGGAGGTTTATACCTGGTCAGTAGATCAGCCCTACGACAGGCGCGATCATCTGCCCCCGCAAAAACGGGTGTATGCAGCCGCTCGTAGCATCCGTGAAGTGCGTGGCGAACTGTCGCTGGTCTACCTGCGTGTCATGCGGGATCTGGCGGTGCGCGCTGGGGTGGCATTCGAGCCGATACTCGACACCCCGGATTTCGCCCTGCCTGAGGAGTTGCAGCCGATCTCCGAGAAATTACGGGCACAGGCGCTGGGTGACTCCACAGTCGATTTGACGGCGGAAGAAGCGGCGCTGCTGCGCCGCCGCTATATTCACCTGTCCGCCAACTGGAACGCGAGTAACAACCCTGAGCGGGACATATTGTTCATCAATCGTCCGGCCAAGAATGCGCTGCGCAAGGTCTACCCCAATGCCTAG
- a CDS encoding DUF2931 family protein: MPRFGWIRPWLLALCLSGCANGSELPYEDVPAWYLGFGTPNYMQVWIETADVVDVNDRVFRRAMSGIASTQHPKNLESIPTPVGWPERPGGGAGKYVFGAALPRLIYVRWQSLVEPQTYQAYIVIPEAIQKEMVKPERTYCRADDKWITDYRNIVTIGLAPGGITKTWILGPCLEPIEVARVEGEVVKRGPYGGRSNGMYALPLKPESKAYIEKYGIPYDSW; encoded by the coding sequence ATGCCTAGATTCGGATGGATACGGCCATGGCTATTGGCCCTGTGCCTGAGCGGCTGTGCCAACGGCTCCGAGCTGCCCTACGAGGATGTGCCGGCCTGGTATCTCGGTTTCGGAACGCCGAACTATATGCAGGTGTGGATCGAGACCGCTGATGTGGTCGATGTCAATGACCGGGTGTTTCGCCGGGCCATGAGTGGAATTGCCTCGACACAGCATCCGAAGAACCTTGAGAGCATCCCGACCCCGGTCGGCTGGCCGGAGCGTCCCGGGGGGGGGGCTGGCAAATATGTATTCGGCGCAGCGTTGCCCCGCCTGATCTATGTGCGCTGGCAGTCCCTGGTGGAGCCGCAGACCTATCAGGCCTATATCGTGATTCCCGAGGCGATTCAAAAAGAAATGGTCAAGCCGGAAAGAACCTATTGTCGAGCTGACGATAAATGGATTACTGACTATCGCAACATAGTGACCATTGGCCTGGCTCCCGGGGGCATCACCAAGACCTGGATACTGGGTCCATGTCTGGAGCCGATCGAAGTGGCGCGGGTCGAGGGCGAGGTGGTGAAGCGCGGGCCTTATGGGGGGCGATCCAACGGCATGTACGCTTTGCCACTCAAGCCAGAGTCCAAAGCCTATATCGAGAAGTACGGGATTCCGTATGACAGTTGGTAA
- a CDS encoding TRAP transporter substrate-binding protein has translation MKPIITLAGLVLALTATAVEAEPIVIKFSHVVAEDTPKGKGALLFKRLVEERLPGQVAVEVYPNSTLYGDANELEALSNNDVQLLAPSLAKFEKYTKQVQVFDLPFLFDDLDAVNRFQKRAKGRQLLRSMEKDNITGLAYWHNGMKQLSATRALRLPSDAEGLAFRIQPSAVLESQFAQVGAPTKKIAFADVFASLQNGTVQGAENPWSNIYSKKMHTVQPYITESNHGVLDYMLVSNTRFWFGIPHKIRTELEGIIDEVTYEVNRAAEEANQADRERIRKAGTSTLIELTPEEREAWREAMRPVWKEFEPVIGADIIKAAQTVNRKQRP, from the coding sequence ATCAAGCCGATCATCACCCTTGCAGGCCTGGTGCTCGCGTTAACCGCGACCGCCGTCGAAGCCGAACCGATAGTCATCAAGTTCTCCCATGTGGTCGCCGAAGACACGCCCAAGGGCAAAGGTGCCCTGCTGTTCAAACGTCTGGTCGAGGAGCGCTTGCCAGGCCAGGTGGCCGTCGAGGTCTACCCCAACTCCACGCTGTACGGCGACGCCAACGAACTGGAAGCCCTGAGCAACAACGACGTTCAACTGCTGGCACCGTCGCTGGCCAAGTTCGAGAAATACACCAAGCAGGTGCAGGTATTCGACCTGCCTTTCCTGTTCGACGACCTGGACGCCGTGAATCGCTTCCAGAAGCGCGCCAAGGGCCGCCAGCTTCTGCGCTCCATGGAGAAGGACAACATCACCGGCCTGGCCTACTGGCACAACGGCATGAAGCAATTATCGGCCACCCGGGCGTTGCGCCTGCCGAGCGATGCAGAGGGTCTGGCCTTCCGCATCCAGCCTTCGGCGGTGCTGGAGTCGCAGTTTGCCCAGGTGGGTGCGCCAACCAAGAAAATCGCCTTTGCCGATGTCTTCGCCTCGTTACAGAACGGCACCGTCCAGGGCGCCGAAAACCCCTGGTCGAACATCTACAGCAAGAAAATGCATACCGTGCAGCCGTATATCACCGAAAGCAATCACGGCGTGCTCGACTACATGCTGGTGAGCAACACGCGGTTCTGGTTCGGTATTCCACACAAGATTCGTACCGAGCTGGAGGGCATCATCGACGAGGTGACCTACGAGGTGAACCGCGCCGCTGAAGAAGCCAACCAAGCCGACCGGGAGCGCATCCGCAAGGCGGGCACCTCGACGCTGATCGAGCTGACGCCCGAAGAACGCGAAGCCTGGCGGGAAGCGATGAGACCGGTATGGAAGGAGTTCGAACCGGTCATCGGTGCCGACATCATCAAGGCCGCGCAGACGGTGAATCGCAAGCAGCGACCCTGA
- a CDS encoding efflux transporter outer membrane subunit: MKAVITTPLLLAALMALTACAVGPDYRAPQTQPARIERASTAGFDRAHFESAWWRQFEDATLDALVGEALSENRELRIAFARLRAARSIRDDAANDRFPTVTAGATAEYGKAQQPGFSDERSSIERYDLGLDMAWELDLFGRIQRRIESSEAQSEAAQAELYQLQVSLIAELVDAYGQLRGAQLRERIARQNLDNQRDSHRLTEQLRDAGMGSELDVLRADARLAATEASLPLLQATQTRARNRIATLLGQRPDQLSVDLSSRALPAIAKALPIGDPGELLRRRPDILAAERQLAAATADVGVATADLFPRVSLSGFLGFIAGRGSQIGSSAAQAWGAAPSISWAAFDMGSVRARLRGAEAQAEGALANYEQQVLLALEESENAFSDYAHAQERLLSLLRQSNASRAAAQQAQIRYREGTVDFLVLLDAERERLAAEDAQAVAEVDLYRGIVALYKALGGGWQLASS, translated from the coding sequence ATGAAGGCCGTTATCACCACTCCGTTGTTGCTGGCGGCGCTCATGGCCTTGACCGCCTGCGCCGTCGGCCCGGACTATCGCGCGCCGCAAACGCAGCCCGCCCGGATCGAGCGGGCCAGTACCGCTGGCTTCGACCGCGCGCACTTCGAATCCGCCTGGTGGCGCCAGTTCGAAGACGCGACGCTCGATGCGCTGGTCGGTGAGGCATTGTCGGAAAACCGAGAGCTGCGCATCGCCTTCGCCAGGCTGCGCGCGGCGCGGTCGATTCGCGATGACGCGGCCAATGATCGCTTTCCAACCGTGACCGCCGGTGCCACTGCCGAGTATGGCAAGGCGCAGCAGCCGGGCTTCAGCGATGAGCGAAGCAGCATCGAACGCTACGACCTGGGCCTGGACATGGCATGGGAGCTGGACCTGTTCGGGCGCATCCAGCGGCGAATCGAATCGAGCGAGGCGCAGAGCGAGGCCGCGCAAGCCGAGCTTTACCAATTGCAGGTGAGCCTGATCGCCGAACTCGTCGATGCCTACGGCCAGCTGCGTGGCGCACAACTGCGTGAACGTATCGCTCGGCAGAATCTGGACAACCAACGTGACTCCCATCGACTGACCGAGCAGTTGCGCGACGCCGGCATGGGCAGCGAACTGGACGTGCTGCGCGCCGACGCCCGACTGGCGGCCACCGAGGCCAGCCTGCCCCTGTTGCAGGCGACACAGACCCGTGCCCGCAATCGAATCGCGACCCTCCTTGGCCAGCGTCCGGATCAGCTTAGCGTCGACCTGTCTTCACGGGCGCTGCCGGCAATCGCCAAGGCATTGCCAATCGGCGACCCCGGCGAACTGCTGCGACGGCGCCCAGACATTCTCGCGGCCGAACGGCAACTGGCGGCCGCGACTGCCGATGTCGGCGTGGCGACGGCGGATCTGTTTCCCCGGGTCAGCCTGTCGGGGTTCCTTGGATTCATCGCGGGCCGTGGCTCGCAGATTGGCTCCAGCGCCGCACAGGCCTGGGGCGCGGCGCCCAGTATCAGTTGGGCGGCGTTCGACATGGGCAGCGTACGCGCCCGGCTGCGCGGTGCCGAAGCGCAGGCCGAGGGCGCGCTGGCGAACTACGAGCAACAGGTATTGCTTGCGCTGGAGGAATCGGAGAATGCCTTCAGTGACTATGCACACGCCCAGGAGCGGTTGCTCTCATTGCTGCGTCAGTCCAATGCCAGCCGGGCCGCCGCACAACAGGCGCAGATCCGCTACCGCGAAGGCACCGTGGATTTCCTGGTGCTGCTCGATGCAGAGCGTGAACGCCTCGCCGCCGAGGACGCGCAGGCCGTGGCTGAAGTCGATCTGTACCGGGGTATCGTCGCCCTTTACAAGGCGCTGGGCGGCGGTTGGCAGCTCGCCAGCAGCTGA
- a CDS encoding efflux RND transporter permease subunit yields the protein MNFSQFFILRPIFAAVLSLVILIGGAISLFQLPISEYPEVVPPTVVVRANFPGANPKVIGETVASPLEQAITGVEGMLYMSSQATADGKLTLTITFALGTDLDNAQVQVQNRVTRTMPTLPTEVQRLGVTVDKASPDLTMVVHLTSPDERYDMLYLSNYAALNVKDELARLDGIGDVQLFGMGDYSLRVWLDPNKVASRNLTATDVVSAIREQNRQVAAGSLGAPPAPGATDFQLSINTQGRLVTEEEFENIVVRAGNDGEITRLKDIARIELGSSQYALRSLLNNQPAVAIPVFQRPGSNAIEISDSVRARMAELKRDFPEGVDYEIVYDPTIFVRGSIEAVVHTLLEAIVLVVLVVILFLQTWRASIIPLAAVPVSLIGTFAVMHMLGFSLNALSLFGLVLAIGIVVDDAIVVVENVERNIGLGKTPVEATKQAMKEVTGPIIATALVLCAVFIPTAFISGLTGQFYQQFALTIAISTVISAFNSLTLSPALAAALLRAHDAPKDGFSRVLDKLFGGWLFAPFNRAFERASHGYVGAVKRILRGSGIALVVYVGLVALGYMGFASTPTGFVPPQDKQYLVAFAQLPDAATLDRTEDVIKQMSDIAGKHPGVENTIAFPGLSINGFTNSPNSGIVFVALKDFDQRKEENMSAGAIAGELNGQFAGIQEAYLAIFPPPPVQGLGTIGGFRVQVQDRGNLGYEELYAQVQNVIAKSADYPELAGLFTSYQVNVPQVDADIDREKAKTHGVAIDQIFDTMQVYLGSLYANDFNRFGRTYQVNVQAEQRFRLSPEQIGQLKVRNDRGEMVPLSTFVRVSDSAGPDRVMHYNGFLTAEINGAAAPGYSSGQAEDAMERLLKAELPNGMSYEWTELTYQQILAGNTAMFVFPLCVLLAFLVLAAQYESWSLPLAVILIVPMTLLSAITGVILSGGDNNVFTQIGLIVLVGLACKNAILIVEFAKDKQEEGMDRLTAILEACRLRLRPILMTSFAFIMGVVPLVLSSGAGAEMRHAMGVAVFSGMLGVTFFGLLLTPVFYLVIRAFVEKREANKAVLKEAHA from the coding sequence ATGAATTTTTCGCAATTCTTCATCCTGCGGCCGATCTTCGCCGCGGTGCTGTCCCTGGTGATCCTCATCGGGGGTGCCATCTCGCTGTTCCAGTTGCCGATCAGCGAATACCCCGAAGTGGTGCCGCCCACGGTGGTCGTACGGGCCAACTTTCCGGGCGCCAACCCCAAGGTGATCGGTGAAACGGTTGCCTCGCCACTGGAACAGGCCATCACCGGCGTAGAGGGCATGCTCTACATGTCGTCACAGGCAACGGCCGATGGCAAGCTGACCCTGACCATCACCTTCGCCCTGGGGACTGACCTGGACAATGCCCAGGTTCAGGTACAGAACCGTGTGACCCGCACCATGCCAACGCTGCCCACCGAGGTGCAGCGCCTTGGTGTGACGGTGGACAAGGCATCGCCGGACCTCACCATGGTGGTGCACCTGACCTCGCCCGATGAGCGCTACGACATGCTGTATCTGTCGAACTACGCCGCGCTCAACGTCAAGGACGAGCTGGCGCGGCTGGACGGCATCGGCGATGTGCAGTTGTTCGGCATGGGCGACTATTCGCTGCGCGTCTGGCTCGACCCGAACAAAGTCGCTTCACGCAACCTCACCGCAACCGATGTGGTCAGCGCGATCCGCGAACAGAACCGCCAGGTCGCCGCCGGTTCGCTCGGCGCACCGCCTGCACCGGGTGCCACCGATTTCCAGCTGTCGATCAACACCCAGGGCCGCCTGGTCACCGAAGAAGAGTTCGAGAACATCGTCGTGCGGGCCGGCAACGACGGCGAGATCACTCGGCTGAAAGACATTGCCCGCATCGAGTTGGGCTCCAGCCAATACGCCTTGCGCTCGCTGCTCAACAACCAACCCGCGGTCGCCATCCCGGTGTTCCAGCGCCCCGGGTCCAACGCCATCGAGATTTCCGATTCGGTCAGGGCCCGTATGGCCGAGCTGAAGCGCGATTTCCCCGAGGGCGTGGACTACGAGATCGTCTATGACCCGACGATTTTCGTGCGCGGCTCCATCGAAGCGGTGGTCCACACCCTGCTCGAGGCCATCGTGCTGGTGGTGCTGGTGGTGATCCTCTTCCTGCAGACCTGGCGCGCCTCGATCATTCCGCTCGCCGCCGTTCCGGTATCACTGATCGGTACCTTTGCCGTGATGCACATGCTCGGTTTTTCGCTCAATGCGCTGTCGTTGTTCGGCCTGGTGCTGGCAATCGGGATCGTGGTGGACGATGCCATCGTCGTGGTGGAAAACGTCGAGCGCAATATCGGCCTGGGCAAGACGCCAGTCGAAGCGACCAAGCAGGCAATGAAGGAAGTGACCGGGCCTATCATCGCGACGGCGCTGGTGCTGTGCGCGGTGTTCATCCCGACCGCGTTCATTTCCGGCCTCACCGGACAGTTCTACCAGCAGTTCGCGCTGACCATCGCCATTTCGACGGTGATTTCGGCCTTCAACTCGCTGACCCTGTCGCCGGCCCTGGCCGCCGCGCTGCTGCGAGCCCACGATGCGCCGAAGGACGGCTTCTCGCGCGTGCTGGACAAACTGTTCGGCGGCTGGTTGTTCGCCCCCTTCAACCGCGCTTTCGAGCGTGCCAGCCATGGCTATGTCGGCGCGGTCAAACGCATCCTTCGCGGCAGCGGTATCGCGCTTGTGGTCTATGTCGGCCTGGTGGCGCTCGGCTACATGGGCTTTGCCAGTACACCGACAGGCTTCGTACCGCCGCAGGACAAGCAGTACCTGGTCGCCTTCGCGCAGCTACCGGATGCCGCCACCCTGGACCGCACCGAAGACGTGATCAAGCAGATGTCCGACATCGCCGGCAAGCACCCCGGCGTTGAAAACACCATCGCTTTTCCCGGCCTTTCGATCAACGGGTTCACCAACAGCCCGAACAGCGGCATCGTCTTCGTGGCGCTGAAAGACTTCGACCAGCGCAAGGAGGAAAACATGTCCGCCGGCGCCATTGCCGGCGAGCTGAACGGCCAGTTTGCGGGCATTCAGGAAGCCTATCTCGCGATCTTCCCGCCACCACCGGTACAAGGCCTGGGGACCATCGGCGGCTTCCGCGTACAGGTCCAGGATCGAGGCAACCTCGGTTACGAAGAACTGTACGCCCAGGTGCAGAACGTAATCGCCAAGAGCGCCGACTATCCGGAGTTGGCCGGATTGTTCACCAGCTATCAGGTCAACGTGCCGCAGGTGGATGCCGATATAGACCGCGAGAAGGCCAAGACCCATGGCGTGGCGATCGATCAGATCTTCGACACCATGCAGGTCTACCTCGGCTCGCTGTACGCGAACGACTTCAACCGCTTCGGCCGTACCTATCAGGTCAACGTTCAGGCCGAACAGCGGTTTCGCCTGTCGCCGGAACAGATCGGCCAGCTGAAGGTTCGCAATGACCGTGGCGAGATGGTTCCCCTGTCGACGTTCGTCAGGGTCAGCGACAGCGCCGGGCCCGATCGGGTGATGCATTACAACGGGTTCCTGACCGCCGAGATCAACGGCGCGGCGGCGCCAGGCTATAGCTCCGGCCAGGCCGAGGACGCCATGGAACGCCTGCTCAAGGCCGAATTGCCGAACGGAATGAGCTATGAATGGACCGAGCTGACCTACCAGCAGATCCTGGCCGGAAACACCGCGATGTTCGTCTTCCCGCTCTGCGTGCTGCTGGCCTTCCTCGTGCTGGCGGCTCAATACGAGAGCTGGAGTCTGCCGCTGGCGGTGATTCTGATCGTACCGATGACCCTGCTATCGGCCATCACCGGGGTGATTCTGTCCGGTGGCGACAACAACGTGTTCACTCAGATCGGCCTGATCGTGCTGGTGGGGCTGGCCTGCAAGAACGCCATCCTGATCGTCGAGTTCGCCAAGGACAAGCAGGAGGAAGGCATGGACCGGCTGACCGCGATACTGGAAGCCTGCCGGCTGCGGCTGCGCCCCATCCTGATGACCAGCTTCGCCTTCATCATGGGTGTGGTGCCACTGGTGCTGTCCAGCGGCGCCGGTGCGGAGATGCGCCATGCCATGGGGGTCGCGGTGTTCAGCGGGATGCTCGGCGTGACGTTCTTCGGTCTGCTGCTGACCCCGGTGTTCTATCTGGTGATTCGCGCTTTCGTCGAGAAGCGTGAAGCGAACAAGGCTGTACTGAAGGAGGCACATGCATGA
- a CDS encoding efflux RND transporter periplasmic adaptor subunit yields MERSLKALRYPLVAVAAALVGACGQAPEATEAAMPAPTVSVAEVIEQQVTEWDELTGRLEAPESVEIRPRVSGFIDRVAFEEGARVSKGDLLFQIDPRPFEAQVKRLQAELQQARATQQRTASEAQRGERLRANNAISAELADARVSAASEAKSAVAAIEAQLEAARLDLSFTRVTSPIAGQVGRALITAGNLVNAGEALLTTVVSTDKVYAYFEADERTYLKYRELARNGTRGEATPVYLGLSSEDGHPHLGYMDFIDNQVDPRTGTIRGRAAFDNREGRFTPGLYARLKLVGSATYEAVLIKDVAVGTDLGKKFVLVLGDDGKVNYRSVELGPKLEGLRIVRSGLGEGETIVVNGLQRVRPGATVEPQNVPMADADTLAALKEQHRAITAAFKPQVVERGVARRPNS; encoded by the coding sequence ATGGAACGTTCACTCAAAGCCTTGCGTTACCCCTTGGTCGCGGTTGCCGCTGCCCTCGTTGGGGCTTGCGGACAAGCGCCGGAAGCCACCGAAGCGGCGATGCCGGCCCCCACGGTCAGCGTGGCCGAGGTCATCGAACAGCAGGTCACCGAATGGGATGAGCTCACGGGCCGCCTGGAAGCACCGGAGTCGGTGGAGATTCGCCCGCGGGTGTCGGGCTTTATCGACAGGGTCGCCTTCGAGGAAGGCGCGCGGGTCAGCAAAGGCGATCTGTTGTTCCAGATCGACCCGAGGCCGTTCGAGGCACAGGTGAAACGCCTGCAAGCCGAGCTGCAACAAGCCCGCGCCACCCAGCAACGCACCGCCAGCGAAGCCCAGCGTGGTGAGCGGTTGCGGGCCAATAACGCCATCTCCGCGGAACTGGCCGATGCCCGTGTCAGCGCGGCGAGCGAGGCTAAATCAGCCGTTGCAGCCATCGAGGCGCAACTGGAAGCGGCCAGGCTGGATCTGAGCTTCACCCGCGTGACATCGCCCATCGCTGGCCAGGTCGGGCGCGCCCTGATCACCGCCGGCAACCTGGTCAACGCCGGCGAGGCCTTGCTGACCACCGTCGTGTCCACTGACAAGGTCTACGCCTACTTCGAAGCGGACGAACGTACCTACCTGAAGTACCGCGAGCTGGCGCGCAACGGCACGCGCGGCGAGGCGACGCCGGTCTATCTCGGCCTGTCCAGCGAGGACGGGCATCCCCACCTGGGCTACATGGACTTCATCGACAACCAGGTCGATCCGCGTACCGGCACCATACGGGGTCGCGCCGCCTTCGATAACCGTGAGGGCCGTTTCACGCCCGGGCTCTATGCACGGCTGAAACTGGTGGGCAGCGCGACCTATGAGGCCGTACTGATCAAGGACGTCGCCGTGGGAACCGATCTCGGCAAGAAATTCGTGCTGGTGCTCGGCGACGATGGCAAGGTCAACTACCGCTCGGTCGAACTGGGCCCCAAGCTCGAAGGCCTGCGCATCGTACGCAGCGGGCTGGGCGAAGGCGAAACCATCGTCGTAAACGGCCTGCAGCGGGTTCGCCCAGGCGCGACCGTCGAGCCACAAAATGTGCCCATGGCCGATGCCGACACCCTGGCCGCGTTGAAGGAACAGCATCGCGCCATCACCGCAGCCTTCAAGCCGCAGGTCGTTGAGCGCGGCGTGGCGCGCCGTCCGAACAGCTGA